One stretch of Candidatus Baltobacteraceae bacterium DNA includes these proteins:
- a CDS encoding Uma2 family endonuclease: MENTAMARSTALRYEDLASFPDDNLRREILSGELYVTPSPTLRHQHVVGQIFRVLADYADGADGRAIVAPLDTALSAQNVVEPDVVFVAADRMHTLGRKGIFGVPSLVVEVLSPGTKIVDRGSKREIYARFGTPEYWIVDPDANTIERCSRPAGDCYEENVTFESDMAAATLPGLTLTFDKIFSA; the protein is encoded by the coding sequence ATGGAGAACACCGCCATGGCACGAAGCACCGCCCTGCGCTACGAAGATCTCGCCTCGTTCCCGGACGACAACCTGCGCCGCGAGATCCTAAGCGGCGAGCTCTACGTGACGCCATCGCCGACCTTGCGTCATCAACATGTCGTCGGACAGATCTTCAGGGTATTGGCAGACTACGCGGATGGAGCGGATGGCCGGGCGATCGTTGCACCGCTCGACACCGCGCTGAGCGCACAGAACGTCGTTGAGCCCGATGTCGTCTTCGTTGCGGCCGATCGGATGCACACGCTCGGGCGTAAGGGTATTTTTGGGGTCCCGAGTCTCGTGGTAGAAGTGCTCTCGCCCGGTACGAAGATCGTCGATCGCGGAAGTAAGCGCGAAATCTATGCGCGATTCGGCACCCCTGAATACTGGATCGTCGACCCGGACGCCAACACGATCGAGCGCTGCAGTCGTCCAGCCGGCGACTGCTATGAAGAGAACGTCACCTTCGAATCGGACATGGCCGCAGCGACACTGCCCGGTCTCACGCTAACCTTCGATAAGATTTTCAGCGCGTAG